The Corynebacterium halotolerans YIM 70093 = DSM 44683 region TCCGGCCCGGCTCCCCGCCGCGAAATGACGATTCCGGAGCGGGCGGTGCCGTCGATCATCCGGGAACTTCCGCAAATGACACAGTACTCAGCGCCGGGAAGGTGAAGAGCCGGAAGCGATGTCGTTAACTGTGCCGCACCCGCCGTCTCCTGCCGCGTGGATAAGCAGGCCGTGGACCAGCGGTACTCGGCGACAGCATCTAACTCTGATCACTGAGCCCAAAAAACCACACGATGTGCTCCCGCAGCGCCTCGGCAGCGTCCCCACCCCGACGCTCGCGCACAGCATCCAGAATCCCGCGGTGCTGGTCCTGCAAAATCCGGCTCACCTCCGACCAGTCGTCCAGCCCGGCCACCGTCTCCTGCACGTAGCTGATGGTGGCCTGGCGCAGTGAGCTCATGATTGTCTCCACCACCACGTTGCTGGCCAGTGAGGTCAGCAGGATGTGGAACTGGGCGTCGTGGGCGTGGAAGTCATCGGCCGGCAGGTCCGGATCGTCCATCGCCGACACCAGCTCCTCGGCCCTCTTCAGAATCTCTGCACGTTCCGGCGAGTCCGGTGCCCCAGCCGCCTCCAGGGCCGACTGCGTCTCCAGCAGCAGGCGGGTCTGCACCAGGTCGCGCACGGGCAGGGACTTCGTGGCCACGTGCATCCGCAGGGCCCAGGCCAGGGCGGCGGAGGGGTCGGAGATCACCACCGCGCCGGCCGCGGGGCCGGAACCGGTGGAGGAGCGGACCAGTCCCATGGCGTCAAGAATGCGGATCGCCTCGCGGACGGAGGCCCGGGAAATCTCAAACTTTTCTGCCAGTAACCTTTCGCTGGGCAGTTTGTCTCCCACGGAGATCTCCCCGGTCCGCAGTTGTTCCTCGAGCCAGTCGAGGACGATCGTGTACGTGCGGGGGGCGGGGGTCATGGGTCTCTCCTGGGGCTCGGGCCGGTCCCGTCCAGTGTAGGGAGCCCTGCGGCACCGCCCGGACGGCGAGGAGCCGGACAGCGCGCGGTCATCACAGGCTCGGCAGCATCCCGGACAGCACGTTGGACTGCAGGAACACCAGGGTGCACAACAGCAGGAGCAGACCGACGGACCAACCGACAACGGAGCGGAAGATAGCGGACTCCCTGCCCTCCATGCTCACGGCGGTGGCGGCGATCGCCAGGGACTGCGGGGAGATCATCTTGCCCACCACGCCGCCGGAGGTATTGGCGGCGGTCATCAGGTAGGGGTCCAGCCCGGTCTCCAGGGCGGCGGTCTTCTGCAGGTTGGAGAACAGCGCGTTGGCGGAGGTGTCGGAACCGGTCACCGCGGTACCCAGCCAGCCGAGGACGGGGGAGAGGAAGGCGAAGATCGCGCCGAGGCCGGCGACCCAGGTACCGATGGCGATGGTCTGCCCGGAGAAGTTCATGACGTAGGCCAGGGCCAGCACGCTCACGATGGTCAGGGCGGAGAACCGCATCTTGTAGAATGAGCGCCCGATCTCGGCCAGGGCGTTGCCGATGGTCAGCGGGAAGCGGCCATTACCGTTGAACACCGAGTAGATGACCGCCACGAGGATGCCGGTGAGCAGTAGCAGGGTGCCGGGGCTGGACAGCCACTGGAAGTTGTAGACCGTGCCGGAGATCGGCTCGCCGTCCTCACCGAGCAGGCGGCCGTCGAGACCCGGCCAGGGGATCGCGATGTCGGTGGCGGCCAGCGCGGCGGGGATGTCCG contains the following coding sequences:
- a CDS encoding FadR/GntR family transcriptional regulator — protein: MTPAPRTYTIVLDWLEEQLRTGEISVGDKLPSERLLAEKFEISRASVREAIRILDAMGLVRSSTGSGPAAGAVVISDPSAALAWALRMHVATKSLPVRDLVQTRLLLETQSALEAAGAPDSPERAEILKRAEELVSAMDDPDLPADDFHAHDAQFHILLTSLASNVVVETIMSSLRQATISYVQETVAGLDDWSEVSRILQDQHRGILDAVRERRGGDAAEALREHIVWFFGLSDQS